The DNA window ATATCCGAAAAGTAAAATTCAAGTGAAAATGTAACAAGTGGGATGAAGgaagataaagaaaaatctcCTAAACGTGCTATTATTAGTAGTCAAATCGGCTTGCATCCcgtttttattttttttttatctgTTGAGTTGTTCACCATATTACCATTTGTAAGCTACTTCTGGTGTTGATAAAGATTAGTGAAGAAGTTCATTATTGTGATGAGGTTACGTATAACACAAGATGTAAAATTactaatattttttaaatccTTCTTCATGCAAATTTCGGATACACAACTGAAGAAGGTCTTCTCACGATTCGAAATGATTAGATACGGCACAAATTTGTCCATTGTTGAAACGTTATCATGAAGCCTTGGTTTATTGTCTTTTGTTGAACTCTTACAAGTAGCAATACTGCCAATTATTGTAtcattttatcaataacGACAATCTGGTCCCAAAAAATAGATAAATCATACAGCAAACAAAACTTAACATCTCACTATAAGGctagttttcttttcttagGCTGATTTGGTTCAGACAGAAAAGCCACTGATTGACAACGTTAACAATAGATATTGCATATGCAACTAGACTTTCACTAGTTGCCAATTGTCTCATATCTTATTGAACAAGTCATATATAGTCAAGTTCTTAGTTTAGTACTTGTGTGTTAAGATTAGGTATTTTTTGCACCCTTAGCTGGCAGTAACACTAATACTTAAAGACGTAAAGATAGAGTTAGAGTTAGAGTTTTATGATACAACATTCATCTTTATTGAAACTTAATCTCACTTGGCATACAATAGCTAACGTAGATTAAGCTATAATCTTTGCTATTATCTTATTTTATGAGAAATGAGAAAAGCTTAAGTTACTGATAATTGAAATGCAAGGTATTCTTATTCTCCTGTAACTCTATTCTATTGCTTTGTCTTTCATTCCCTTGCAAGTGATTTGCAAATAGCTTTAAAGATATAAACTAGAATTCTCGAACTGAGATTATCTGTCTAATTTCTGACACCGAAAAACGCGTGAAGtttcttttgcttttgGTCTTTTTTAAACTAAAATGAAATGCCAGTACCCATCTCTATCTAAAGGAAATTACCATCAATGTATTAATATAATCCAAAGGATTTACAGAATTACGACAATGCAAGTTATTACTACTAAATAACACTTGACACcatataaatttttctaaaGTTTAAAGCTCTACTATTTATGTTTGATACTCGTTTTTCGAAAAAATGGTTGAAATtcaagaaaacaaaaagcaACTGTACAATTTCAGCTTTCGTGTTGTGACTTCACTTCTGAAATATGAATAATTTAACGTTGGCCTATGAGTCAGGACTTATACCCAACAAATCTTTTCACAACAATCTCAGCTAAACATCTTCTTCGTGACGAGATAATAATCAAAGGGTTTATTCTCTTTAAAAAACTGTCCATTAACACTATTCACCACAGTTTCAATAACTCTTACTACCACATATCACACACTGGCAATTTTAAAGCTCATTCGTTTacttttaattatttttttttttttttgttttttgatGGATTTCAAAGAATAATGTCGATCCTTTGCTTTGCCAAGTCTGGCGCTAAAAAGTTAACGATCAAGGTTGAAGTCCAAGAGAAAACTATTGTCGGGCTTATTGATACGTCATGTGGAGATTCTATAATTCAGATCTtgggtggtggtggtggtgtaCATgcaaatgataaaatttatgTTTGGGTACACAAAAACGCGTCTCGTTCAAAACTAGAATGAATCCATAACACAAACAACTAAGAATAAtacatttatatttaatacAGTACTTGGAAAAAAACCTATTACGCTGATCGTAGTGGACACATTCtatataaaatattcaaCTGGGGGTTTCCTGGAAGGAATTGATCCAATATCATGTGGCGACGCTTCAAATACTTTATACTCTCTTGATAAATCATCCCCAATTGTTAAAACACTGGCAACATTACCACAACGATAACAATAATTAGGAGCTGACCATACAGTCACTAATCCTTGATTGAACATTTCCTTATATCCCTCCATAACCAACTGATGAGCTCTTGCAATCAATGAAATATTGTTATCGTgcaaaaatttattaacttCGTTTTCACCAAACAAATAGCCAGCACCTCGCGGACTAATTGACCACCCATTGACTAACTCAGGATCTGACCACAACAAATCGCACATTCCACCTTCATGTGGCACTTCTTTCTTTCGATCCAATACCCGTATCTGATCAACTGTATCGATTTCTGGACTCAACCCTCCATGAATACAAAATACCCCTTGTGATCCACCAACAATTGCCCCTAATGATAAGTAATCAAACACTTCACAACAATATCGCCACACATTTATTGATCCATATTTGCGCAAACATTCATCATAAAACCCATAAACCGTGGTTATTTGCCGACTTTCATGATTCCCTCTAATCAATGTTATTCGATCAGGATATCGTAATTTTAAacttatcaataataaaaaactTTCAAACGAATAAAACCCTCGATCAACAAAATCTCCAAGAAATAAATACCGCGTGTCTGGTAGTTCTCCCCCTGTTTTAAAAAGTGTAATTAAATCATGTAGTTGTCCGTGTATATCACCACATATAGTGACTGGTGTATCTACGTGCTGAATGTTTGCCTCttcaatcaacaattctATCACTTTGGTACATAACTCTTCAACATCTTCTTCAGGTATGTGTTTACATTGTTTGATGTTTTCAATCGTGCTTCAAAGGATATAAGTTAGTATACTTTCCCAAAACAAACACAGAACCCTGGATAGAGCacatcaaagaaaaaaaaagcagcAGCATAAATACATACTCATCTAGATTTAGCATGCTTCAATGTTTGTATATTGTATGGATGGCAACAGTAGGATAGAGTTTATTGAACGTGTCGCGGTTGGAAgctattttattttcttttgttctGGTAATTCTTTGATAATCCGCGCAGAAGTTCTTGACTGAGGCAATATCCCATATGCAGgaaaattaaattcaacCTATTCATGTCATACTAATGGATGTTTCCAGCTTCAGGTTGAACTATTGAGGTTCTTTTGTCcttttaattaattatacAAGATATTAATACTCctaattgtttaatttttataaGGTTTATTAAAACTGAGCATTgtatttcaatttattccGCGCAATCCTTAATTTATATCATGAATATTTATTGCAGCATGGcaattcaaataaaataaaaacaactTTTTATTAATCCTTTCGTTGTAATCTTTCATAAAACCATCGTACTTTAGCGTATATGAGTCAACGCATTTGTACTCAGTAATTTGTGTTCAAGATATGAATCAAGTCATAATCAATCTTAAcattttaaataaaaatctcgcggttttctttttacaaaaatattatttaactGTGTGGGGGAGGGAGGAATTATtgtgttttctttttttttttttgattgctCCCTTAGGTATCTTTTCATCCACTAGCCAACAGATAGCCATTGCTTCTATCTATCAATGATTATTCGAACATTGAGACTGCAATTAAGGTTGCCAAAACCAATTTTCATATCCCCATCATGCCGGTATTACTCTACCGATCttgagaaattgaaaaaggaaTCTGACACCACCGAGTCCGATAACTCGGCCTCCGCCACCGGGGTTATCGATAAAACACACAACGAAGTGTTGTTGTACTACGACCACATATACCCATTCACGACATCAAAAAATGTTGTTAAGCAATATTTGTCTCGATTCTCTTTACCTTGGAGCACCACCTACGACAATGAGAAGTTGAAACAGAAAGTATGGGACTTGTCGTCGCCGTTGCCCACCACTGCCAACATCACTGAGTTTGTCCCACTCAAAAGAGATTGTGGGGCGTTtgtcaaattcaaataccCTCCAGGGGTCCCTGCCACTCAATTTATTGAAGAGGTACGAGAGAACGTGGAGAGGAACGAGCGGGAAAGAGTCAATAGCAACATCCTCACAAGACTCTTCCATGAAATCTGGAGAAATGCACCAAAAGTGTACTCTGTAAAAGGTACACCATGGATTGAAGACTTGCGCCGGTTCCCCAGCCCCAAGCTCTCGGTAAAGTTTGAAGGTGATCCATTGACCGAGGAAGAGTTGTATGTGTTGTTCCGTCGATACGGGTTGATCAATGAGATCGAACCAGGTGCCACCGAGGCATTCGTATACTTTCACAGCACGAGAGCTGCAATTTGTGCTAAGCACTGTATCACGGGTATGGTGTTGAATGGCGGCAAGACCACGCTTCACATTCAGTATGTTGCCATTAAAAGATCGAATTTCTTGGTTCTGTTGATCTCCAACCACACCAAAATTGCCATCCCGGTGTTGATTGCGCTTTTGGCCACGTTTGCtgttttgatatttgaCCCTATCCGGGAATGGTTTATCGAGTACAAGATTCTCCACAACAGGAAATCATTTGACCAGTTTAAAGAGAGCAGATGGTTCAAGTACCTTTACATTCCTTACAGGACTATTATCGGATGGGTGTACAGTAGTTATGACTACATTGATAGCCAAATCCAGGAGGTTACAGGACTGACCTGCTCCGAGGAAGGCGATACTAGCAACGGTTCAAACATTGCTGATGGACAATCAGTTTGTGACCTAAAGAATGAGAGCAACATGTTTTGGATAGAAAGATACGAAAAGTCAAAGCAGCTACAGTTATGGATCATGGAGAACGCCAACACATTTATCATTGTCAAGGGGCCACAAGGGTCTGGCAAAGAGGAGTTTGTGTTGGAGCACAGTTTGGGATCGGACGAACGGTTAAGCAAAAAAGTCTTGGTGCTTGAATGTGACCAGTTGGGTAAGGCACGGTCAGACAACAATTTGATAGACACGACTGCGTCACAATTGGGGTACTTTCCAGTTTTCACCTGGACCAACACGGTGTCACGCTTTGTTGATTTGGGAGTGCAAGGATTAACTGGGCAGAAGTCGGGCTTGAGTGAGAGCAAAGAGAcgcaaatcaaaaacatgTTTCTGTTGGCGACGCAGGCGATTCGGAAAATCACCATTAACGAGTACAACAAATACGTCAAGAGTGTCGAGAGAAGAAACAAGAGATTGAAGGACGACGAGAAAATAGAGGTCCTTAAAGAAGATCAATTCTTGCAACAGCATCCTGAAGCCAAGCCAATAATTGTGTTGAACAAGTACAGTCGTCGTGCTGACGTGCTGCTGAACGATTTTATTCCTCCTTTGATTGCAGACTGGGCATCTGGGCTTGTGCAGAACAATACAGCACATGTGATATTTTTGACAGCAGATGTTGGGTCGCTCCAGCTTTTAAATGATGCTTTGCCAAACCAGGTTTTCAAGGACATTTCGCTTTCAGATGCATCCATATCCAGCTCGAGGCAGTACGTTTGCGATGTGCTTAAGGTGAAAGATACAAGCACTTTGGACCAATGCCTTGAGCCTTTGGGTGGTAGAATGTTGGACTTGCAATCGTTTATTAGACGTATCAAGTCTGGGGAGAGCCCGCAGCAAGCAATCAACGAGATGATTTCTCAGGCTGCTGAGTTGATAAACACGTTTTTCTTGAACAGCCATCACAAATTTGGGGCTGGAGACAGCAACTGGGACCCATCACAGGTGTGGCTCATTATGAAGTTGTTGTCTGAATGTGACACCATCAGCTACAGTGAGTTGGTGAAGCTGCCATTGTTCAAAGTATCGAAGGAAACATTAGAAATTTTGACGACATTGGAGAAGTACGATTTGATATCCTTGAAGCGTGATAAGGGGGTGTTGGATAAGATATCCACGGGTCGACCATTATTTAAGGCGGCGTTTGCGAATATCATCAGTGACTTGCGAATTTGGAAGTTGTACGAGACCGAGTACATTGGACGGTTGATATCACTTGAGGTCGCCAAGATTCAGAAATTGGAAGAGGAGTTGGAGAGAATCTACAAAATTGGTAAAGTGGATGGTAGAATCGATTATGTGTCACAGAAAATTGAAGCGTCTAACAAAAAGATCTTGGATTTGGAAAAGCAAGCTGCAGATGTTGCGAGTTATACGGGTAAAACAGACGGCAAATCGTTTTTAGGAATAAAGTTTTGAAAGAAGTGGATGTGGCGTGGCCTTGTACATATAATTGCCTAAatgtatataaatataaacaagTTATTAATCTAGTAAACAATTATCTATAATTTCATAGACCATCCGTCTGCGAATAATTTTCATATCGTTTTGGCTATAAGATAAAAGTTTGTTGGCAGAAATATATCTAGCAGCAGTACAAGTAAAAACACCACAATCTGATCCATTTTTCTGTTGTGGGGCTTCGGTGTGAGGAATCAATCTATATTCATTTCCTGTCACCCCCAATCTCTTAGCCTCTTCTTTCATATACCGTGCCAAAGTTTGTACAGCTTGAGGGTTGCCTGAATTACGTGATCCTCCCAAAGAATCGTAGTAAGTGattgttttctttatattatcaataacaGCTAATGCCCAATGCATATTACCAATATTTATTGGGGTTAAAATCTTTTCCATAGCGAAAacattgatttttttcCGCTTGGCCCATCGTGCTACCCCTTGATACCCTCGTTGTGCTAACGTAGTATAAAAATGAGTTGTCCAGCCAAATACATTGGGGTTTgctttcattattaaattgaaataataatcaataatattatcatttaacCATTTGGAATCTTTTAAAGTATGTAAATCATGAGTATATATTTCAATCAGATagttttcaacaattaattgacGAGAATTGTTTGaccaaatttttaaaacttGATTTAGATGTTCTGAAGGTAATGTTTGGATTTTACTTTGAGAATCAATTCTTTCCTTAGTAACTAGCTGTTGCAATGTTTCATGACTTttatgataaattgatgaaattttatcaatataaaaatttgatatgACATTATCTAATACCGAGtaagaatttattgataaaggTTTTGTTGGCACATAATAGtttaatattgattctTGATATTTGTTCGTAATAggttcaatatcaaataaagtttgttgttgctgttgttgtttatcaaaatcTGCTGTAGTTGTTTCCTCTTGTGTTTGCCATTGCTGATATCCCAGTGATGAGTATTTGATAGGTttagaaattgataaatttgtgCCATATTGAGTTGCTGAAACGTTTCTGTTTCTAATTCTATCTTGGGccaattgtttcaataaGTTAGATGTCGTATTGTCATTGGCAATATTGAATGGAGTTTC is part of the Candida dubliniensis CD36 chromosome R, complete sequence genome and encodes:
- a CDS encoding ubiquitin-like-specific protease, putative (Similar to S. cerevisiae ULP1) translates to MNSSTSNPLISDQRVEINDEYELESGSECNHKTTDSYIFRLFYNILKYLKAYILSTFIRQAKPSIQQPNSEKNKEDEYINLSSESSSDIEIIGVNYKPTNDFHLINNKTTTRIQNNSILIDDTEETPFNIANDNTTSNLLKQLAQDRIRNRNVSATQYGTNLSISKPIKYSSSGYQQWQTQEETTTADFDKQQQQQQTLFDIEPITNKYQESILNYYVPTKPLSINSYSVLDNVISNFYIDKISSIYHKSHETLQQLVTKERIDSQSKIQTLPSEHLNQVLKIWSNNSRQLIVENYSIEIYTHDLHTLKDSKWLNDNIIDYYFNLIMKANPNVFGWTTHFYTTLAQRGYQGVARWAKRKKINVFAMEKILTPINIGNMHWALAVIDNIKKTITYYDSLGGSRNSGNPQAVQTLARYMKEEAKRLGVTGNEYRLIPHTEAPQQKNGSDCGVFTCTAARYISANKLLSYSQNDMKIIRRRMVYEIIDNCLLD
- a CDS encoding integral inner mitochondrial membrane protein with similarity to exonucleases, putative (Similar to S. cerevisiae RNA12;~possibly fungus-specific), with product MIIRTLRSQLRLPKPIFISPSCRYYSTDLEKLKKESDTTESDNSASATGVIDKTHNEVLLYYDHIYPFTTSKNVVKQYLSRFSLPWSTTYDNEKLKQKVWDLSSPLPTTANITEFVPLKRDCGAFVKFKYPPGVPATQFIEEVRENVERNERERVNSNILTRLFHEIWRNAPKVYSVKGTPWIEDLRRFPSPKLSVKFEGDPLTEEELYVLFRRYGLINEIEPGATEAFVYFHSTRAAICAKHCITGMVLNGGKTTLHIQYVAIKRSNFLVSLISNHTKIAIPVLIALLATFAVLIFDPIREWFIEYKILHNRKSFDQFKESRWFKYLYIPYRTIIGWVYSSYDYIDSQIQEVTGSTCSEEGDTSNGSNIADGQSVCDLKNESNMFWIERYEKSKQLQLWIMENANTFIIVKGPQGSGKEEFVLEHSLGSDERLSKKVLVLECDQLGKARSDNNLIDTTASQLGYFPVFTWTNTVSRFVDLGVQGLTGQKSGLSESKETQIKNMFSLATQAIRKITINEYNKYVKSVERRNKRLKDDEKIEVLKEDQFLQQHPEAKPIIVLNKYSRRADVSSNDFIPPLIADWASGLVQNNTAHVIFLTADVGSLQLLNDALPNQVFKDISLSDASISSSRQYVCDVLKVKDTSTLDQCLEPLGGRMLDLQSFIRRIKSGESPQQAINEMISQAAELINTFFLNSHHKFGAGDSNWDPSQVWLIMKLLSECDTISYSELVKSPLFKVSKETLEILTTLEKYDLISLKRDKGVLDKISTGRPLFKAAFANIISDLRIWKLYETEYIGRLISLEVAKIQKLEEELERIYKIGKVDGRIDYVSQKIEASNKKILDLEKQAADVASYTGKTDGKSFLGIKF
- a CDS encoding serine/threonine-protein phosphatase catalytic subunit, putative (spliced gene;~Similar to S. cerevisiae PPH3), with translation MLNLDDTIENIKQCKHIPEEDVEELCTKVIELLIEEANIQHVDTPVTICGDIHGQLHDLITLFKTGGELPDTRYLFLGDFVDRGFYSFESFLLLISLKLRYPDRITLIRGNHESRQITTVYGFYDECLRKYGSINVWRYCCEVFDYLSLGAIVGGSQGVFCIHGGLSPEIDTVDQIRVLDRKKEVPHEGGMCDLLWSDPELVNGWSISPRGAGYLFGENEVNKFLHDNNISLIARAHQLVMEGYKEMFNQGLVTVWSAPNYCYRCGNVASVLTIGDDLSREYKVFEASPHDIGSIPSRKPPVEYFI